In a single window of the Nitrospinaceae bacterium genome:
- a CDS encoding PIG-L family deacetylase: protein MNILAIGSHPDDLEYGCGGSLARYAEAGHDVTMLIMTLGEQGGVPDIREGEQKSAAEALGAKDVIFGGYADTRVTLDQQLIGFIERTIQNVKPDMIFVHYGNDSHQDHRSIN, encoded by the coding sequence ATGAATATTCTCGCCATCGGCTCTCACCCGGACGACCTCGAATACGGGTGCGGGGGATCGCTCGCCCGATACGCCGAGGCGGGGCACGACGTCACCATGCTGATCATGACCCTGGGCGAGCAGGGCGGTGTGCCCGACATTCGCGAAGGCGAGCAAAAGAGCGCCGCCGAGGCTCTTGGAGCGAAGGATGTTATCTTCGGCGGATACGCCGACACCCGCGTAACGCTGGATCAACAACTAATCGGGTTTATCGAGAGGACTATTCAGAATGTAAAACCCGATATGATTTTCGTCCACTATGGCAACGATTCGCACCAGGATCACAGATCGATAAACAT